In Indicator indicator isolate 239-I01 chromosome 28, UM_Iind_1.1, whole genome shotgun sequence, one DNA window encodes the following:
- the NTMT1 gene encoding N-terminal Xaa-Pro-Lys N-methyltransferase 1 isoform X1 — MTSEVVENEFEFYSKAEKYWKDVPATVDGMLGGYGHISSIDINSSRKFLQRFLRDGPNRTGTTCALDCGAGIGRITKRLLLPLFQTVDMVDVTEDFLTKAKSYLGEEGRRVRNYFCCGLQDFIPEPNSYDVIWIQWVIGHLTDNHLSDFLRRCRAGLRPNGIVVIKDNTAQEGVIMDDVDSSVCRELAVVRRLIRSAGLRLLAEERQENFPDEIYHVYTFAMR, encoded by the exons ATGACCAGCGAGGTGGTGGAGAATGAGTTTGAGTTTTACTCCAAGGCAGAGAAGTACTGGAAGGATGTGCCAGCCACCGTGGATGGCATGCTGGGGGGCTATGGCCACATCTCCAGCATTGACatcaacagctccaggaagtTCCTGCAGCGCTTCCTGCGG GATGGTCCCAACCGGACGGGCACCACCTGCGCCCTGGACTGTGGGGCTGGCATCGGCCGCATCAccaagaggctgctgctgcccctcttcCAGACAGTGGACATGGTGGACGTGACAGAGGACTTCCTCACCAAGGCCAAGAGCTACCTGGGcgaggagggcaggagggtgcGCAACTACTTCTGCTGCGGCCTGCAGGACTTCATCCCTGAGCCAAACTCCTACGATGTCATCTGGATCCAGTGGGTCATTG GACACCTGACTGACAATCACCTCTCCGACTTCCTGCGGCGCTGCCGCGCCGGGCTGCGGCCCAACGGCATCGTGGTGATCAAGGACAACACGGCCCAGGAGGGGGTGATCATGGACGATGTGGACAGCAGCGTGTGCCGGGAGCTGGCCGTGGTGCGCAGGCTGATCCGCAGCGCCGGCCTGCGCCTGCTGGCCGAGGAGCGCCAGGAGAACTTCCCCGACGAGATCTACCACGTCTACACCTTCGCCATGAGATGA
- the NTMT1 gene encoding N-terminal Xaa-Pro-Lys N-methyltransferase 1 isoform X2, producing the protein MTSEVVENEFEFYSKAEKYWKDVPATVDGMLGGYGHISSIDINSSRKFLQRFLRTVDMVDVTEDFLTKAKSYLGEEGRRVRNYFCCGLQDFIPEPNSYDVIWIQWVIGHLTDNHLSDFLRRCRAGLRPNGIVVIKDNTAQEGVIMDDVDSSVCRELAVVRRLIRSAGLRLLAEERQENFPDEIYHVYTFAMR; encoded by the exons ATGACCAGCGAGGTGGTGGAGAATGAGTTTGAGTTTTACTCCAAGGCAGAGAAGTACTGGAAGGATGTGCCAGCCACCGTGGATGGCATGCTGGGGGGCTATGGCCACATCTCCAGCATTGACatcaacagctccaggaagtTCCTGCAGCGCTTCCTGCGG ACAGTGGACATGGTGGACGTGACAGAGGACTTCCTCACCAAGGCCAAGAGCTACCTGGGcgaggagggcaggagggtgcGCAACTACTTCTGCTGCGGCCTGCAGGACTTCATCCCTGAGCCAAACTCCTACGATGTCATCTGGATCCAGTGGGTCATTG GACACCTGACTGACAATCACCTCTCCGACTTCCTGCGGCGCTGCCGCGCCGGGCTGCGGCCCAACGGCATCGTGGTGATCAAGGACAACACGGCCCAGGAGGGGGTGATCATGGACGATGTGGACAGCAGCGTGTGCCGGGAGCTGGCCGTGGTGCGCAGGCTGATCCGCAGCGCCGGCCTGCGCCTGCTGGCCGAGGAGCGCCAGGAGAACTTCCCCGACGAGATCTACCACGTCTACACCTTCGCCATGAGATGA